A genome region from Oncorhynchus masou masou isolate Uvic2021 chromosome 14, UVic_Omas_1.1, whole genome shotgun sequence includes the following:
- the LOC135554058 gene encoding unconventional myosin-X-like, whose translation MSTIVECWKGLSGYSRRDSMTAYLTIARQWSGFGCTLYEVDFYISSTGSFSQKLWLGVAATCVSLYRQGEAEALESFPYGQICSYGVSDSNTFKITAGDRDLLFETTKLTEIMQLMNAYFSAIRRQRGRGDDVVSITEGTAIEVGFHHLPPTPTLLELPSHPV comes from the exons ATGAGCACCATTGTGGAGTGCTGGAAGGGCCTGTCTGGGTACAGCAGGAGGGACAGTATGACTGCCTACCTCACCATCGCACGCCAGTGGTCTGGCTTTGGCTGCACACTCTATGAGGTGGACTTCTATATT aGTTCGACAGGTAGTTTCTCTCAGAAGCTGTGGCTGGGTGTGGCAGCAACGTGCGTGTCTCTGTACAGGCAGGGCGAGGCAGAGGCTCTGGAGTCCTTCCCCTACGGACAGATCTGCTCCTATGGCGTCTCCGACAGCAACACCTTCAAGATCACCGCCGGCGACCGAGACCTGCTGTTTGAAACTACCAAG ctGACTGAGATCATGCAGCTGATGAATGCCTATTTCAGTGCCATCCGTCGCCAGCGTGGGAGGGGCGACGACGTGGTGAGCATCACAGAGGGTACTGCCATCGAGGTGGGCTTCCACCACCTCCCCCCGACACCcaccctgctggagctgccctcGCACCCCGTGTGA